The genomic segment TCTTTTCGCAATATAAAGACTATCAAACCTACGACATTGTTTTAGAAATAATTGCCGTTATTTTAGGAATTGCCAGTGTTTGGTATGCTAAAAAGGATAATATTTTAGTATTCCCAACCGGTATGATTAGCACGTTTATTTATGTGTATCTGCTTTGGAAATGGACCCTTTGGGGAGACATGATGATTAACGGCTACTACTTTACTATGAGTGTATACGGTTGGTATTGTTGGACACGAAAAAAAGATGGCATTGTTGAATTTCCTATTTCTGTCATTTCGAATGCCGAGAAGCGTATGTCCCTATTTATATTTATCTTTACTACCGCATTTGTAGTCGCGGTTTATCTTTATTTTGATAAGTTTAATACATGGTATGCCTATGTAGATACATTTGTTACCGGAATTTTCTTTATTGGAATGTGGCTTATGGCCAAACGTAAAATAGAAAATTGGGTATTTTGGATTATTGGAGATCTAGTCTCAATTCCTTTATATTTTGGTAAAGGATTATTCTTTACAAGTTTTCAATATGTAGTATTTACAATTGTTGCCGTATACGGCTATTTAGAATGGAAGAAAACCTTAAACAGCTCCCAACAGGCGCTAAAAGAATACTAAAAATTGCCTTATTTGGTCCCGAAAGTACCGGCAAAACAACCTTGGCAAAACAATTGGCAGAATACTACCAAACTGATTGGGTTCCTGAATTTGCACGCGACTATCTTCAAGAAAAATGGGACAAACACCAAGCCATTTGTGATGTAAATGATATGTTACCTATTGCTTACGGCCAAACCCAACTCGAAAACGAAAAAATGGCAACAGCCAATCAGTATCTGTTTTGCGATACCAATTTAATGGTGACCAAAGTTTTCTCCGAAGTATATTACAACTATTGCGATCCTCTGTTAGACCAAGCAGCTCGCGAACACGAATACGATTTGTTTTTCTTAACCAATATCGATGTGCCGTGGGAGAAAGATGATTTGCGAGACAAACCTGAAGGTCGTGAAACAGTTTTTAGCGTTTTCAAACAATCCTTAATTGACAACAACAAACCATTCATTACCCTTTCTGGCGATGCTAGTTTACGACTTAAAAAAGCAGTTTCTATAATTGATGACTTAACCGTTGCATTACAAAATGGGCAAACTTCACTAGAATTTGTTCAAATGTATCTTAACGGAATTAATAAATAATCCTTATTTTTAATTAAGAAACATTAAGCATAAAATCCTTAGAGCCTTTGGGCCTTCGTGGCAGAAAAAAAATGAACAGAGAACAACTTTTTACCGAACTTAGTTTTAAAGCCGTTCGCAGTAGTGGAGCGGGCGGGCAAAACGTGAATAAAGTTTCTTCAAAAGTCGTTCTAACTTTTGATATTCCAAAATCACAAGGACTTTCAGAAGAAGAAAAAACACTATTGGCTAATAATCTCAGTTCACGATTAACTTCAGAAAACGTTTTAATTTTAAACTGTGACGAAGACCGTAGCCAACTCAAAAACAAGGAAATTGTAATCAAACGCTTTTTTGAATTAGTAAAAAAAGGGCTTTTTGTACCCAAAGAGCGAAAAGCAACCAAAATTCCTAAAGCCGCCATCCGAAAAAGAA from the Flavobacterium ammonificans genome contains:
- a CDS encoding AAA family ATPase; translation: MEENLKQLPTGAKRILKIALFGPESTGKTTLAKQLAEYYQTDWVPEFARDYLQEKWDKHQAICDVNDMLPIAYGQTQLENEKMATANQYLFCDTNLMVTKVFSEVYYNYCDPLLDQAAREHEYDLFFLTNIDVPWEKDDLRDKPEGRETVFSVFKQSLIDNNKPFITLSGDASLRLKKAVSIIDDLTVALQNGQTSLEFVQMYLNGINK
- the arfB gene encoding alternative ribosome rescue aminoacyl-tRNA hydrolase ArfB codes for the protein MNREQLFTELSFKAVRSSGAGGQNVNKVSSKVVLTFDIPKSQGLSEEEKTLLANNLSSRLTSENVLILNCDEDRSQLKNKEIVIKRFFELVKKGLFVPKERKATKIPKAAIRKRIKDKKSLGEIKKSRRKPDLD
- the pnuC gene encoding nicotinamide riboside transporter PnuC: MIEFFFSQYKDYQTYDIVLEIIAVILGIASVWYAKKDNILVFPTGMISTFIYVYLLWKWTLWGDMMINGYYFTMSVYGWYCWTRKKDGIVEFPISVISNAEKRMSLFIFIFTTAFVVAVYLYFDKFNTWYAYVDTFVTGIFFIGMWLMAKRKIENWVFWIIGDLVSIPLYFGKGLFFTSFQYVVFTIVAVYGYLEWKKTLNSSQQALKEY